One genomic region from Thermoleptolyngbya sichuanensis A183 encodes:
- the secG gene encoding preprotein translocase subunit SecG, translating into MTLVSIVQIIWAISAVGLIVLVLLHSPKGDGLGGLGGQAQLFTSTKSAETTLNRVTWTLTVLFIGLTIVLSAKWLA; encoded by the coding sequence ATGACCCTCGTTTCTATTGTTCAAATCATTTGGGCGATTTCTGCCGTTGGACTGATTGTGCTGGTGCTGCTGCATAGCCCCAAGGGTGATGGGCTGGGCGGGCTGGGCGGACAGGCGCAACTGTTTACCAGCACCAAGAGCGCAGAAACCACGCTGAACCGAGTCACCTGGACGCTGACGGTCTTGTTTATTGGGCTGACGATTGTGCTGAGCGCCAAGTGGCTGGCGTAG